From Anopheles funestus chromosome 3RL, idAnoFuneDA-416_04, whole genome shotgun sequence, a single genomic window includes:
- the LOC125769637 gene encoding uncharacterized protein LOC125769637, which yields MSGPFSLERDYPPLGGPSRNKRPVPEWMDKSNENGDMKFLVLQTTDDSPLPKNPFIVGKSISSLAGELSEPGKIIDNGKKLLLKTRSARQFQTLLSLTKLIDGTSVSVTPHATLNSVQCVIFSPDLKEVSDDIILNELKEQRVVSVRRFTRKINNEIVPTNIFLLRINATTIPATIRLGALQVSTRPYYPKPMMCYNCTQYGHTKMSCKVAQNCSNCGTPAHGECIVDPVCLNCKGPHNAFSRSCPRRLRSSGLSWLWDPFQFR from the coding sequence ATGTCAGGCCCATTTTCCCTTGAGAGGGATTATCCACCTCTCGGTGGTCCCTCTCGGAATAAAAGGCCCGTTCCCGAGTGGATGGACAAAAGTAACGAAAATGGTGATATGAAATTCCTTGTTCTCCAAACCACCGACGACTCTCCCCTCCCTAAGAACCCTTTTATTGTCGGTAAATCTATTTCCTCTCTTGCTGGTGAGCTTTCCGAGCCCGGCAAAATTATTGACAACGGCAAAAAACTCCTCCTGAAAACACGTAGTGCCCGCCAATTCCAAACCCTCCTATCCCTCACCAAACTCATTGACGGAACCAGTGTCAGTGTTACCCCGCATGCAACCCTGAATAGTGTTCAGTGTGTCATTTTCTCCCCGGACCTTAAAGAAGTGAGTGACGATATTATCCTTAACGAGTTAAAAGAACAACGTGTAGTGTCAGTTCGCCGATTCACgcgtaaaataaacaatgaaaTAGTGCCGACCAATATCTTCCTGCTCCGCATTAACGCCACCACCATCCCTGCAACCATCCGCCTTGGTGCGCTACAAGTTTCCACCCGACCGTATTACCCGAAACCAATGATGTGCTACAACTGTACCCAATATGGTCACACCAAAATGAGCTGCAAGGTAGCGCAAAATTGTTCCAACTGCGGTACACCAGCCCACGGAGAATGCATCGTCGATCCCGTGTGTTTGAACTGCAAAGGACCCCACAACGCCTTCTCCCGTTCCTGTCCACG
- the LOC125769707 gene encoding histone H2B-like, whose product MAPKTSGKAAKKSGKAQKNISKSDKKKKRKTRKESYAIYIYKVLKQVQPDTGISSKAMSIMNSFVNDIFERIAAEASRLAHYNKRSTITSREIQTAVRLLLPGELAKHAVSEGTKAVTKYTSSK is encoded by the coding sequence ATGGCCCCGAAAACCAGTGGAAAAGCCGCGAAAAAGTCTGGCAAAGCCCAGAAAAACATCTCCAAGTcggacaagaagaagaaaaggaagaccCGCAAGGAGAGCTATGCTATCTACATCTACAAGGTGTTGAAGCAAGTCCAACCGGACACCGGAATTTCTTCCAAGGCGATGAGCATCATGAACAGCTTCGTGAACGACATTTTCGAGCGCATCGCTGCCGAAGCCTCCCGTTTGGCTCACTACAACAAGCGTTCGACGATCACGTCCCGCGAAATCCAAACGGCCGTCCGTCTGCTCTTGCCTGGTGAGCTGGCCAAGCACGCCGTGTCCGAAGGCACGAAGGCCGTCACCAAGTACACCAGCTCGAAGTAA
- the LOC125769481 gene encoding uncharacterized protein LOC125769481 gives MARTKQTARKSTGGKAPRKQLATKAARKSAPATGGVKKPHRYRPGTVALREIRRYQKSTELLIRKLPFQRLVREIAQDFKTDLRFQSSAVMALQEASEAYLVGLFEDTNLCAIHAKRVTIMPKDIQLARRIRGERARVFELSAQIQHNADEDRSERTLLRTQAINMSGRGKGGKVKGKAKSRSNRAGLQFPVGRIHRLLRKGNYAERVGAGAPVYLAAVMEYLAAEVLELAGNAARDNKKTRIIPRHLQLAIRNDEELNKLLSGVTIAQGGVLPNIQAVLLPKKTEKKLILKHTFNAARRLYTFHYPTSEMARTKQTARKSTGGKAPRKQLATKAARKSAPATGGVKKPHRYRPGTVALREIRRYQKSTELLIRKLPFQRLVREIAQDFKTDLRFQSSAVMALQEASEAYLVGLFEDTNLCAIHAKRVTIMPKDIQLARRIRGERA, from the exons ATGGCCCGTACCAAGCAAACTGCCCGTAAGTCGACCGGAGGTAAGGCCCCTCGCAAGCAGCTGGCCACCAAGGCTGCTCGCAAGAGTGCTCCGGCCACCGGAGGAGTGAAGAAGCCGCATCGTTACCGTCCGGGAACCGTAGCCCTGCGCGAGATCCGTCGCTACCAGAAATCGACCGAGCTGCTGATCCGCAAGCTGCCCTTCCAGCGCCTGGTTCGTGAAATTGCCCAGGACTTCAAGACCGATCTGCGCTTCCAGAGCTCGGCCGTGATGGCCCTGCAGGAGGCCAGCGAGGCGTATCTGGTCGGCCTGTTCGAGGACACCAATCTGTGCGCAATTCATGCAAAGCGCGTCACCATCATGCCGAAAGACATCCAGCTGGCTCGCCGCATCCGTGGAGAGCGT GCTCGTGTTTTCGAGTTGAGCGCGCAGATACAGCATAACGCGGA TGAAGATCGTAGCGAACGCACTCTCTTACGCACCCAAGCTATCAACATGTCTGGCCGTGGCAAAGGAGGAAAAGTTAAGGGAAAGGCAAAGTCCCGCTCGAACCGTGCCGGTCTGCAGTTCCCAGTTGGCCGTATCCATCGTCTGCTACGCAAAGGCAACTATGCCGAGCGCGTCGGTGCTGGTGCACCAGTGTATTTGGCTGCCGTAATGGAATATTTGGCCGCTGAAGTGCTCGAGTTGGCAGGAAACGCTGCCCGAGACAACAAGAAAACGCGCATCATCCCGCGTCATCTGCAGCTGGCCATCCGCAACGATGAGGAATTGAACAAGCTGCTGTCCGGCGTCACCATTGCTCAGGGTGGTGTGTTGCCGAACATCCAAGCCGTGCTGCTGCCGAAGAAGACCGAGAAGAAG CTTATTCTGAAGCATACTTTCAACGCAGCCAGACGTCTTTACACGTTCCACTACCCAACCAGTGAAATGGCCCGTACCAAGCAAACTGCCCGTAAGTCGACCGGAGGTAAGGCCCCTCGCAAGCAGCTGGCCACCAAGGCTGCTCGCAAGAGTGCTCCGGCCACCGGAGGAGTGAAGAAGCCGCATCGTTACCGTCCGGGAACCGTAGCCCTGCGCGAGATCCGTCGCTACCAGAAATCGACCGAGCTGCTGATCCGCAAGCTGCCCTTCCAGCGCCTGGTTCGTGAAATTGCCCAGGACTTCAAGACCGATCTGCGCTTCCAGAGCTCGGCCGTGATGGCCCTGCAGGAGGCCAGCGAGGCGTATCTGGTCGGCCTGTTCGAGGACACCAATCTGTGCGCAATTCATGCAAAGCGCGTCACCATCATGCCGAAAGACATCCAGCTGGCTCGCCGCATCCGTGGAGAGCGTGCCTAA
- the LOC125769710 gene encoding histone H4, whose product MTGRGKGGKGLGKGGAKRHRKVLRDNIQGITKPAIRRLARRGGVKRISGLIYEETRGVLKVFLENVIRDAVTYTEHAKRKTVTAMDVVYALKRQGRTLYGFGG is encoded by the coding sequence ATGACTGGACGGGGAAAAGGAGGCAAAGGTCTGGGTAAAGGAGGAGCCAAGCGTCATCGCAAAGTGCTGCGTGATAACATCCAGGGCATCACCAAGCCGGCCATCCGTCGTCTGGCCCGCCGTGGAGGAGTGAAGCGTATCTCTGGCCTCATCTACGAAGAAACGCGTGGCGTGCTGAAAGTGTTCTTGGAAAATGTTATCCGCGATGCGGTCACCTATACCGAACACGCCAAGCGCAAGACCGTCACCGCGATGGATGTAGTGTACGCGCTGAAGCGTCAGGGTCGCACGCTGTACGGTTTCGGAGGTTAA
- the LOC125769700 gene encoding histone H2A: MSGRGKGGKVKGKAKSRSNRAGLQFPVGRIHRLLRKGNYAERVGAGAPVYLAAVMEYLAAEVLELAGNAARDNKKTRIIPRHLQLAIRNDEELNKLLSGVTIAQGGVLPNIQAVLLPKKTEKKA; this comes from the coding sequence ATGTCTGGCCGTGGCAAAGGAGGAAAAGTTAAGGGAAAGGCAAAGTCCCGCTCGAACCGTGCCGGTCTGCAGTTCCCAGTTGGCCGTATCCATCGTCTGCTACGCAAAGGCAACTATGCCGAGCGCGTCGGTGCTGGTGCACCAGTGTATTTGGCTGCCGTAATGGAATATTTGGCCGCTGAAGTGCTCGAGTTGGCAGGAAACGCTGCCCGAGACAACAAGAAAACGCGCATCATCCCGCGTCATCTGCAGCTGGCCATCCGCAACGATGAGGAATTGAACAAGCTGCTGTCCGGCGTCACCATTGCTCAGGGTGGTGTGTTGCCGAACATCCAAGCCGTGCTGCTGCCGAAGAAGACCGAGAAGAAGGCCTAA
- the LOC125769705 gene encoding histone H2B produces MAPKTSGKAAKKSGKAQKNISKSDKKKKRKTRKESYAIYIYKVLKQVHPDTGISSKAMSIMNSFVNDIFERIAAEASRLAHYNKRSTITSREIQTAVRLLLPGELAKHAVSEGTKAVTKYTSSK; encoded by the coding sequence ATGGCCCCGAAAACCAGTGGAAAAGCCGCGAAAAAGTCTGGCAAAGCCCAGAAAAACATCTCCAAGTcggacaagaagaagaaaaggaagaccCGCAAGGAGAGCTATGCTATCTACATCTACAAGGTGTTGAAGCAAGTCCATCCGGACACCGGAATTTCTTCCAAGGCGATGAGCATCATGAACAGCTTCGTGAACGACATTTTCGAGCGCATCGCTGCCGAAGCCTCCCGTTTGGCTCACTACAACAAGCGTTCGACGATCACGTCCCGCGAAATCCAAACGGCCGTCCGTCTGCTCTTGCCTGGTGAGCTGGCCAAGCACGCCGTGTCCGAAGGCACGAAGGCCGTCACCAAGTACACCAGCTCGAAGTAA